From a region of the Zingiber officinale cultivar Zhangliang chromosome 10B, Zo_v1.1, whole genome shotgun sequence genome:
- the LOC122030430 gene encoding uncharacterized protein LOC122030430: MHDRTTGKAGLGSSVNGVYVEIPAHNLDKVEDAWGFCLVGYFPARLPGKAVAVQMLCDSWNVSCSHEVHSSGWLIFKFNNENDRKSVLIAGPYFLFRRPLLLKNMPEFFKFDDHEIKHVPAWIKLPGLPLECWNETCLSMIVSKVGKPLHIDKKTQTKKRISHPRMLVEVDASKELVRNVTIRLPDGEFDQRVFFEWEPKFCDHCTMFGHDTNSCFRGPWATDWTYQPKENNTIPTSTAGQTATAGKEAGGSQNGRVWAEVAESSFIPCQNQEFQQSKSELHDATELSCRKELNPNQKPPIIRLEQDDQQADDAENQQQAKEKMTVVQAPTREKSMSDGIEDGDQVATNQTKTMKRKEHPILEFFDDPLCISEGPITRSRAKKMKEAC; the protein is encoded by the coding sequence ATGCATGACAGAACTACCGGCAAGGCTGGGTTAGGCTCGTCTGTGAATGGAGTTTATGTTGAGATCCCAGCACACAACCTGGACAAAGTGGAGGATGCTTGGGGGTTTTGCCTCGTCGGATATTTTCCAGCTAGATTACCAGGCAAGGCGGTGGCTGTTCAGATGCTTTGTGATTCTTGGAATGTGTCTTGCTCTCATGAGGTTCACTCCAGTGGATggctaattttcaaatttaacaaTGAAAACGATAGGAAAAGTGTGCTGATTGCGGGGCCATATTTCTTGTTTAGAAGACCCTTGTTGCTGAAGAACATGCCAGAATTTTTCAAATTCGATGACCATGAGATTAAACATGTCCCGGCGTGGATAAAGCTCCCTGGTTTGCCTCTAGAATGTTGGAATGAAACATGTCTGAGTATGATTGTGTCCAAAGTAGGGAAACCACTTCATattgataagaagactcaaacaAAGAAGAGAATCTCTCATCCCCGGATGCTTGTGGAAGTTGATGCCTCAAAGGAACTTGTTCGAAATGTAACAATCCGCCTTCCAGATGGGGAATTCGATCAGAGAGTTTTTTTTGAATGGGAGCCGAAATTTTGTGACCACTGCACAATGTTCGGGCATGATACAAACAGTTGTTTTAGAGGACCGTGGGCCACAGATTGGACATATCAACCAAAAGAGAATAACACCATACCTACAAGCACTGCTGGTCAGACGGCCACGGCCGGAAAGGAAGCCGGTGGGTCACAGAATGGAAGGGTATGGGCTGAGGTTGCTGAAAGTAGCTTCATTCCATGTCAGAATCAGGAATTCCAACAATCAAAATCCGAGTTGCATGATGCAACTGAGCTAAGTTGCAGGAAGGAGTTGAATCCCAATCAGAAGCCGCCAATCATACGGCTGGAACAAGATGATCAGCAAGCAGATGACGCCGAAAACCAGCAGCAAGCCAAGGAAAAGATGACAGTGGTGCAAGCTCCAACTAGGGAAAAATCTATGAGTGATGGAATCGAAGATGGAGACCAAGTTGCAACCAACCAAACTAAGACCATGAAAAGGAAGGAGCATCCAATTCTAGAATTTTTTGATGACCCATTATGCATCAGTGAAGGTCCAATTACTAGGTCTAGAGCTAAAAAGATGAAAGAAGCATGTTAA